In a single window of the Sediminicoccus sp. KRV36 genome:
- a CDS encoding ABC-type transport auxiliary lipoprotein family protein gives MTRRLFLGLPLLGLPLLGGGCSVLPDRPFIDSQRFPLEPRREGSPAARSRHALLLRTMRAAPGLEQRGLRRVRPDGSVEVAPYEEWLAPPADLAELALRQWLAASGRFTAVTAPGSRLATFLILETELLMLQTGPDGARAAMAALLLSQGEGLGEARPRGQTRLEASVPLAAGAGAAAQASAMQAALGQVMAGLESWLVSTISV, from the coding sequence ATGACGCGTCGTCTTTTCCTAGGTCTGCCCCTGCTCGGCCTGCCGCTGCTGGGGGGCGGCTGTTCCGTGCTGCCGGACCGGCCCTTCATCGACTCGCAACGCTTCCCCCTCGAACCTCGGCGGGAGGGGTCGCCTGCCGCCCGGAGCCGCCACGCATTGCTGCTGCGGACGATGCGTGCGGCGCCGGGGCTGGAACAGCGCGGCCTCCGACGGGTTCGCCCGGATGGCAGCGTGGAGGTGGCGCCCTATGAGGAGTGGCTGGCGCCGCCGGCGGATCTGGCGGAGTTGGCCCTGCGGCAATGGCTGGCGGCGTCCGGGCGCTTTACCGCGGTCACGGCGCCAGGTTCACGTTTGGCGACTTTTCTGATTTTAGAGACTGAACTGCTGATGTTGCAAACTGGCCCGGATGGCGCGCGCGCCGCGATGGCCGCCCTGCTGCTCAGCCAGGGCGAAGGTCTGGGTGAGGCGCGGCCACGCGGGCAAACCCGCCTGGAAGCTTCGGTTCCGCTGGCGGCGGGCGCTGGGGCCGCGGCCCAGGCCAGCGCGATGCAGGCGGCACTTGGCCAGGTGATGGCCGGGCTGGAATCCTGGCTCGTCTCCACGATCTCAGTTTAG
- a CDS encoding DUF2939 domain-containing protein gives MSATTCINTWDDVWAEFDARQTDRSETAQTAAIGVAGAIQTAPDQGYGAKAFSATARLNRLIHARRNQTLPIRRSFLESAVENWSHEAERARQAQAAKRQKPRGMGRFKRTLALMACTLIAVYAGSPVASAVQVAAAIQRGDAAALAHYIDWTTLRPALNAALAAETQRNDSQPMPAFITGMAQDMAERLSSPAGLALLLNERLAAGGAQPARDMLSRVRMLEAGLWEVTLTSPNVPDRSAKLTLALTDAMRLRWEVQAIELPAQLPARFR, from the coding sequence ATGAGTGCTACCACGTGTATCAATACGTGGGACGACGTCTGGGCGGAATTCGATGCCCGCCAGACCGATCGTTCCGAGACTGCCCAGACCGCGGCGATTGGGGTGGCGGGGGCCATCCAGACCGCTCCGGACCAGGGCTACGGCGCCAAGGCCTTTTCGGCCACCGCCAGGTTGAACCGGCTGATCCATGCGAGGCGCAACCAGACCTTGCCGATCCGCCGCTCCTTCCTGGAGTCCGCCGTCGAGAATTGGAGCCATGAGGCCGAGCGCGCTCGGCAGGCCCAGGCTGCCAAGCGGCAGAAGCCGCGCGGCATGGGGCGCTTCAAGCGCACCCTGGCGCTGATGGCCTGCACGTTGATCGCGGTCTATGCCGGCTCACCCGTTGCGTCCGCCGTGCAGGTGGCCGCGGCAATCCAGCGCGGCGATGCGGCGGCGCTGGCCCACTACATTGACTGGACGACGCTGCGCCCGGCGCTCAACGCGGCCCTGGCCGCCGAGACCCAGCGCAATGACAGCCAGCCCATGCCGGCCTTCATCACCGGCATGGCGCAGGACATGGCTGAGCGTCTCTCCTCGCCGGCGGGCCTCGCGCTGCTGCTGAATGAGCGCCTGGCGGCGGGCGGCGCGCAACCGGCGCGGGACATGCTGAGCCGGGTGCGCATGCTGGAAGCCGGGCTGTGGGAGGTGACGTTGACCTCCCCCAATGTGCCGGACCGTTCGGCCAAGCTCACCCTGGCGCTGACCGATGCGATGCGGCTGCGCTGGGAAGTCCAGGCGATCGAATTGCCGGCGCAATTGCCGGCCCGCTTCCGGTAG
- a CDS encoding MFS transporter produces MNAAPQVSIWLVALAGFASGSGMRIMDPLMPLVAADFGVSVSGVAVLIAAFMLTYGGGQVAVGPLGDRLGKLRVAAVALMLFGGFTVLAEFAGNLTELTLLRAAGGLVAGAVIPLLLAHIGDTVPYAERQAVIGQFLIGNVMAQMLTGPISGILGQYFGWQTSFLVFGCFTAAIGLLLAARLGTQMWRGLPGGARGQSGLMAYARLLRNPNARRLLLAAFLDGALLFGGAFPFIASFLIEDFQLSAGQAGLIVAGFGLGALAYTQVARRMVRRFGERNLLLWGGLGLSAGLAMTALAPGWGVVLVLQWLLGFCFYSFHGVLQARATEAMPEARGTAVSAFAMALFMGQTSGSLAFAAIIAAGGYGWAFGLAALGMAGFAAWVRRVP; encoded by the coding sequence TTGAACGCCGCGCCGCAGGTCTCGATCTGGCTGGTCGCCCTGGCCGGCTTCGCCTCCGGCTCGGGCATGCGGATCATGGACCCGCTGATGCCCCTGGTGGCGGCGGATTTCGGGGTCTCGGTCTCGGGTGTGGCGGTGCTGATCGCGGCCTTCATGCTGACCTATGGCGGCGGGCAGGTGGCTGTGGGGCCGCTGGGGGACCGCCTGGGCAAGCTGCGGGTCGCGGCGGTGGCGCTCATGCTCTTTGGCGGCTTCACCGTCCTCGCGGAATTTGCCGGCAACCTTACGGAATTGACCCTGCTGCGCGCGGCCGGCGGGCTGGTGGCGGGGGCGGTGATCCCGCTGTTGCTGGCCCATATCGGCGATACCGTGCCCTATGCCGAGCGCCAGGCGGTGATCGGCCAATTCCTTATCGGCAATGTGATGGCACAGATGCTGACGGGGCCCATCTCGGGGATTCTGGGCCAGTATTTCGGCTGGCAGACGAGCTTCCTGGTGTTTGGCTGCTTCACCGCGGCCATCGGGCTGCTGCTGGCGGCGCGGCTGGGCACGCAGATGTGGCGCGGCCTGCCGGGCGGGGCGCGCGGCCAATCCGGGCTGATGGCCTATGCGCGCCTGCTGCGGAACCCCAATGCACGGCGCCTGCTGCTGGCGGCCTTCCTGGACGGCGCGCTGCTGTTTGGCGGCGCCTTTCCCTTCATCGCCTCCTTCCTCATCGAGGATTTCCAGCTTTCGGCCGGCCAGGCCGGGCTGATCGTCGCCGGCTTCGGGCTGGGCGCGCTGGCCTATACCCAGGTGGCGCGCCGGATGGTGCGGCGCTTCGGCGAGCGCAACCTGCTGCTCTGGGGCGGCCTTGGTCTCTCGGCCGGCCTGGCGATGACGGCGCTGGCCCCGGGCTGGGGCGTGGTGCTGGTGCTGCAGTGGCTGCTTGGCTTCTGCTTCTACAGCTTCCACGGCGTGCTGCAGGCCCGCGCCACGGAAGCCATGCCCGAAGCCCGGGGAACGGCCGTCTCGGCCTTCGCCATGGCGCTCTTCATGGGGCAGACCAGCGGCAGCCTCGCCTTTGCCGCCATTATCGCCGCCGGCGGCTATGGCTGGGCCTTCGGCCTGGCTGCACTCGGCATGGCAGGCTTCGCGGCCTGGGTGCGGCGGGTGCCCTGA
- the rlmN gene encoding 23S rRNA (adenine(2503)-C(2))-methyltransferase RlmN, translating into MGAFQPHSRIATHDGLTEAERVRILAKSAIFAPPPMVDEQGRRELVGLTREELAEEMLAIGEKPFRAKQLWHWIYHQGVRDFAAMSTIAKPMQAKLAERFVVGRPGVTTEQTSTDGTRKWLFRSRDGQEVETVYIPESDRGAVCISTQVGCTLSCTFCHTGTQKLVRNLGTAEIVGQFLAARDSYGEWPTPKGEEGRRLSNIVVMGMGEPLYNYENTARALTILMDHEGVALSRRRITLSTSGVVPMMDKCGEELGVNLAVSLHAVRDDLRDVIVPLNRKYPIAELLAACARYPGASNARRITFEYVMLRGVNDSEAEAHELVRLLSGLPAKVNLIPFNPWPGSPYQSSTPDALRKFAAIVNDAGYSSPIRRPRGRDILAACGQLKTESERTKRNA; encoded by the coding sequence ATGGGTGCCTTCCAGCCGCATTCCCGCATCGCCACCCATGACGGGCTGACCGAGGCGGAGCGCGTGCGCATCCTCGCCAAATCCGCGATCTTCGCCCCGCCGCCCATGGTGGATGAGCAAGGCCGCCGCGAATTGGTCGGGCTGACGCGTGAGGAACTGGCCGAGGAGATGCTCGCGATCGGGGAGAAGCCCTTCCGCGCCAAGCAGCTCTGGCATTGGATCTATCACCAGGGCGTGCGCGACTTCGCCGCCATGAGCACCATCGCCAAGCCGATGCAGGCGAAGCTCGCCGAGCGCTTCGTCGTCGGCCGCCCGGGTGTGACGACCGAGCAGACCAGCACCGATGGCACGCGCAAATGGCTGTTCCGTTCGCGCGACGGCCAGGAAGTCGAGACGGTCTACATCCCGGAAAGCGACCGCGGGGCGGTGTGCATCTCCACGCAGGTGGGCTGCACGCTGAGCTGCACCTTCTGCCACACCGGCACGCAGAAACTGGTACGCAACCTGGGCACGGCGGAGATTGTCGGCCAGTTCCTCGCCGCACGCGATTCCTATGGCGAATGGCCGACGCCCAAGGGCGAGGAAGGCCGCAGGCTTTCCAACATCGTCGTCATGGGCATGGGCGAACCGCTCTACAATTACGAGAATACCGCCCGCGCATTGACCATCCTGATGGATCACGAGGGCGTTGCCCTCTCGCGCCGGCGGATCACGCTCAGCACCTCGGGCGTGGTGCCGATGATGGACAAGTGCGGCGAGGAACTGGGCGTGAACCTCGCCGTCTCGCTGCATGCGGTGCGCGATGACCTGCGCGACGTGATCGTGCCGCTGAACCGCAAATACCCGATCGCCGAGCTGCTGGCGGCCTGCGCGCGCTATCCCGGCGCCTCCAATGCGCGCCGCATCACCTTCGAATATGTCATGCTGCGCGGCGTGAATGACAGCGAGGCCGAGGCGCATGAGCTGGTGCGGCTGCTTTCGGGGCTGCCGGCAAAGGTGAACCTGATCCCCTTCAACCCCTGGCCGGGTTCGCCCTATCAAAGCTCGACGCCGGATGCGCTGCGGAAATTCGCAGCGATCGTGAATGATGCGGGGTATTCGAGCCCGATCCGGCGGCCGCGCGGGCGGGATATCCTGGCGGCTTGCGGGCAGCTCAAGACCGAATCCGAGCGGACGAAGCGGAACGCGTGA
- a CDS encoding invasion associated locus B family protein translates to MRVLALSALLMLATPPVQAQQGNRAQANAPRPSRLGEYQAWTAAAHTENGQKICYAFTRARSMDGLPGRDANNVMLLVTHRPGSRDQVAVRAGYSFARGAETKLFVGQGELPFFTAGDNAFARDGRAVVAALRGGREALHRGPGPNGRGQATDTFALAGFAQAYEAISRECPVPPPARR, encoded by the coding sequence ATGCGCGTTCTTGCCCTCTCCGCCCTGTTGATGCTCGCAACCCCGCCCGTTCAGGCGCAGCAGGGCAATCGCGCCCAGGCCAATGCGCCACGCCCGTCACGGCTGGGCGAGTACCAGGCCTGGACAGCGGCCGCGCACACCGAGAACGGGCAGAAGATTTGCTACGCCTTCACCCGCGCCCGCAGCATGGACGGCTTGCCCGGGCGGGACGCGAACAATGTCATGCTGCTGGTGACGCATCGGCCCGGCAGCCGGGACCAGGTGGCGGTGCGCGCCGGCTACAGCTTTGCCCGTGGCGCCGAGACCAAGCTCTTTGTCGGCCAGGGCGAATTGCCCTTCTTCACCGCCGGCGACAACGCCTTCGCGCGCGATGGGCGCGCGGTCGTCGCCGCCTTGCGCGGTGGGCGCGAGGCGCTGCATCGCGGCCCCGGCCCCAATGGGCGCGGCCAGGCGACCGATACCTTCGCCCTCGCCGGCTTCGCCCAGGCCTATGAAGCGATCAGCCGGGAATGTCCGGTGCCGCCGCCGGCGCGCCGATGA
- a CDS encoding TIGR02300 family protein, which yields MAKPDLGLKRVCVACGAKFYDMAKVPAICPKCGTEQPAEQPRPRRSANIVPDEKLKKRAATSTEVDGDDVELEDVEADAGVEDADELEDEDDAIDAEIEVETDREEES from the coding sequence ATGGCAAAGCCGGATCTCGGTTTGAAGCGTGTCTGCGTCGCGTGCGGCGCGAAATTCTACGACATGGCGAAGGTGCCGGCCATTTGCCCCAAATGCGGCACCGAGCAGCCGGCTGAGCAGCCGCGCCCCCGGCGTTCGGCGAATATCGTCCCGGACGAAAAGCTGAAGAAACGCGCCGCGACCTCCACCGAGGTGGATGGGGACGACGTGGAGCTGGAGGACGTCGAGGCGGATGCCGGCGTCGAGGATGCGGACGAGCTCGAGGACGAGGACGACGCGATTGACGCGGAGATCGAAGTCGAGACCGACCGTGAGGAAGAGAGCTGA
- the aroA gene encoding 3-phosphoshikimate 1-carboxyvinyltransferase, translated as MSHDANPTPLRSIPAPKGLAGRLCVPGDKSISHRALMFGALAIGTTQIEGLLEGEDVLRTAAAMRLLGATVEHLAPGRWRVAGRGIGGLTEPADVLDMGNSGTAARLICGLLAGHPIFAVMTGDASLRRRPMKRVTDPLAATGARFWSREGGRLPLAIQGAREAMPLDYTLPVASAQVKSACLLAGLCAPGVTRVVESEATRDHSENMLRHFGATVRVAVQGNGRVIELDGQPELRAAPVMVPGDPSSAAFFAVAALIVPGSKLVIENVGLNPLRTGLFASLREMGAVLEVGAPRLEGGEPVGDLTIAAGDLRAVDVPAERAPSMIDEYPVLAVAAAFATGTSRFRGLSELRVKESDRLTGTVELLRAAGVDCAIEGDDLLVHGRGAPPPGGGLVATQMDHRLAMSALVLGLGCQSAMLIDDGAFIATSFPNFIALMNQVAGTEVISAA; from the coding sequence ATGTCACACGATGCGAACCCCACCCCGCTGCGCTCCATCCCGGCCCCCAAAGGGCTCGCCGGGCGGCTTTGCGTGCCGGGCGACAAATCCATCAGCCATCGCGCGCTGATGTTCGGCGCGCTGGCCATCGGCACCACGCAGATCGAGGGGCTGCTGGAGGGCGAGGATGTGCTGCGCACGGCCGCTGCCATGCGTTTGCTGGGCGCCACGGTCGAGCACCTGGCCCCCGGGCGCTGGCGCGTGGCCGGGCGCGGGATCGGTGGCCTGACCGAGCCCGCCGATGTGCTCGACATGGGCAATTCCGGCACCGCGGCGCGCTTGATCTGCGGGCTGCTGGCCGGCCACCCGATCTTCGCGGTGATGACGGGCGATGCCAGCCTGCGCCGCCGCCCGATGAAGCGCGTGACCGACCCCCTGGCCGCCACCGGCGCCCGATTCTGGAGCCGGGAGGGCGGCCGGCTGCCGCTTGCCATCCAGGGCGCGCGGGAGGCGATGCCGCTCGACTACACCCTGCCCGTTGCCTCGGCCCAGGTGAAAAGCGCCTGCCTGCTGGCCGGGCTCTGCGCGCCGGGCGTGACCCGCGTGGTGGAGAGCGAGGCGACGCGGGACCATTCAGAAAACATGCTCCGCCATTTCGGCGCCACGGTCCGCGTCGCCGTGCAGGGAAATGGCCGCGTCATCGAATTGGACGGTCAGCCGGAGTTGCGCGCCGCACCCGTGATGGTGCCGGGCGACCCTTCCTCGGCCGCGTTTTTTGCCGTGGCAGCGCTGATCGTGCCCGGCTCGAAGCTGGTGATCGAGAATGTCGGGCTGAACCCGCTGCGGACCGGGCTCTTCGCCTCGCTGCGCGAGATGGGCGCGGTGCTGGAGGTGGGGGCGCCCCGGCTTGAGGGGGGCGAGCCGGTGGGGGATCTCACCATCGCCGCCGGCGATCTGCGCGCCGTGGATGTGCCGGCCGAACGCGCGCCCAGCATGATTGACGAATACCCCGTCCTGGCCGTGGCCGCCGCCTTCGCCACGGGAACCAGCCGGTTCCGTGGCCTCTCTGAGTTGCGCGTGAAGGAAAGCGACCGGCTGACCGGCACGGTCGAATTGCTGCGCGCGGCCGGGGTGGATTGCGCGATCGAGGGCGATGACCTGCTGGTCCATGGCCGCGGGGCGCCACCGCCCGGTGGTGGCCTGGTGGCGACGCAGATGGATCACCGCCTGGCGATGAGCGCCCTGGTGCTGGGCCTGGGCTGCCAATCCGCGATGCTGATTGACGATGGGGCTTTCATCGCGACGAGTTTCCCGAATTTCATCGCGCTGATGAACCAGGTGGCCGGCACGGAGGTCATCAGCGCGGCATGA
- the cmk gene encoding (d)CMP kinase, producing MSAPLIIAVDGPAAAGKGTLARRLAAHLGLPYLDTGLLYRATGRRVLDAGGDPARDEDATRAAQALQPADLERPDLRGPPADDAASKVAAIAAVRAALLEFQRRFGRARGAVLDGRDIGTVVFPEAPVKLFVTASPEERARRRHAELVARGAAPPLAEVAADMAARDARDSARDAAPLRPAADAVLLDTSTLDAEAAFAAALRIVESLQAR from the coding sequence ATGAGCGCGCCGCTGATCATCGCGGTGGATGGGCCGGCCGCCGCCGGCAAGGGGACGCTGGCGCGCCGGCTGGCCGCGCATCTGGGGCTGCCTTATCTCGATACCGGGCTGCTCTACCGCGCGACGGGGCGGCGCGTGCTGGATGCCGGCGGCGACCCGGCGCGTGACGAGGATGCGACGCGGGCCGCCCAGGCGCTGCAACCGGCCGACCTGGAGCGCCCCGATCTGCGCGGGCCCCCGGCCGATGATGCCGCCAGCAAGGTGGCCGCCATCGCTGCCGTGCGGGCTGCCCTGCTGGAGTTCCAGCGCCGCTTCGGCCGGGCGCGGGGTGCCGTGCTGGATGGCCGGGATATCGGCACCGTGGTGTTTCCCGAAGCGCCGGTGAAGCTGTTCGTCACCGCCAGCCCGGAGGAGCGCGCGCGGCGCCGCCATGCCGAGCTTGTGGCGCGCGGCGCGGCCCCGCCACTCGCCGAGGTCGCGGCCGACATGGCAGCCCGGGATGCGCGGGATTCGGCGCGCGACGCGGCGCCGCTTCGCCCGGCAGCCGACGCCGTTCTGCTCGATACGAGCACGCTGGATGCCGAGGCCGCCTTCGCCGCGGCGCTGCGAATTGTCGAATCCTTGCAAGCACGGTGA
- the rpsA gene encoding 30S ribosomal protein S1 has translation MASATSPASRAAPEDFATLLDEMLGANTGFAGSVVTGKIIRIDDDFAVVDVGLKSEGRVPLKEFAPQGMKPEVKPGDVVDLFVERYEDKDGSIVLSREKARREESWTNLEKAFAANQRVNGILFGRVKGGFTVDLGGAVAFLPGSQVDIRPVRDVGPLMGQSQPFQILKMDRARGNIVVSRRAVLEETRAEQRAELVQGLKEGMVLDGVVKNITDYGAFVDLGGVDGLLHVTDIAWRRINHPSEALTIGQPVKVQVIRFNSDTQRISLGMKQLMSDPWDGVAIKYPVNGKFSGRVTNITDYGAFVELEAGVEGLVHVSEMSWTKKNVHPGKIVATSEQVDVLILDVDEPKRRISLGLKQAQGNPWEVFLQNHPLGAEIEGEIRNITEFGLFIGVGPDVDGMVHLSDISWDLPGEAAIANYKKGDVVKAKVLDVDVEKERISLGIKQLAADPAAEVLDKVKKGDIVTCTVTKIEANGIEVKIDEVLTGFIRRAELARDRQDQRPDKFAIGEKVDAKITAVDRAARRLSLTVKGKEIEEEREAVKEFGTADSGASLGDILGAAIRRRREMAGEE, from the coding sequence ATGGCAAGTGCCACCAGCCCCGCCTCGCGCGCGGCTCCCGAAGATTTCGCCACGCTTCTCGATGAGATGCTGGGCGCCAATACCGGCTTCGCCGGCTCCGTCGTCACGGGCAAGATCATCCGCATCGATGATGATTTTGCCGTGGTGGATGTGGGCCTCAAGAGCGAAGGCCGCGTCCCCCTCAAGGAATTCGCACCCCAGGGCATGAAGCCCGAGGTGAAGCCCGGCGATGTGGTGGACCTGTTCGTCGAGCGCTACGAGGACAAGGACGGCTCCATCGTCCTCTCCCGTGAGAAGGCGCGCCGCGAGGAATCCTGGACGAACCTGGAGAAGGCCTTCGCCGCCAACCAGCGCGTCAACGGCATCTTGTTCGGCCGCGTCAAGGGTGGCTTCACGGTGGATCTCGGCGGCGCTGTCGCCTTCCTGCCGGGCAGTCAGGTGGATATCCGCCCCGTGCGCGACGTCGGGCCCCTGATGGGCCAGTCGCAGCCCTTCCAGATCCTCAAGATGGACCGCGCCCGCGGCAACATCGTGGTCAGCCGCCGTGCGGTGCTGGAGGAGACGCGCGCCGAGCAGCGCGCCGAGCTCGTCCAGGGCCTGAAGGAAGGCATGGTGCTCGATGGCGTGGTGAAGAACATCACCGATTACGGCGCCTTCGTGGATCTTGGCGGCGTGGACGGCCTCTTGCACGTCACCGACATCGCCTGGCGCCGCATCAACCACCCGAGCGAGGCCCTGACGATCGGCCAGCCGGTCAAGGTGCAGGTCATCCGCTTCAACTCGGACACGCAGCGCATCAGCCTCGGCATGAAGCAGCTGATGTCCGATCCGTGGGATGGTGTTGCGATCAAGTACCCGGTCAATGGCAAGTTCTCCGGCCGCGTGACCAACATCACCGATTACGGCGCCTTCGTGGAGCTGGAAGCGGGCGTCGAGGGCCTCGTCCATGTGAGCGAGATGTCCTGGACGAAGAAGAACGTGCACCCCGGCAAGATCGTCGCGACCTCCGAGCAGGTGGACGTGCTGATCCTGGATGTGGACGAGCCCAAGCGCCGCATTTCGCTCGGCCTCAAGCAGGCCCAGGGCAATCCCTGGGAGGTCTTCCTGCAGAACCACCCGCTGGGTGCCGAGATCGAAGGCGAGATCCGCAACATCACCGAATTCGGCCTGTTCATCGGCGTGGGTCCGGATGTGGATGGCATGGTCCATCTCTCCGACATCAGCTGGGATCTGCCGGGTGAGGCTGCCATCGCCAACTACAAGAAGGGCGATGTGGTGAAGGCGAAGGTTCTCGACGTGGATGTCGAGAAGGAGCGCATTTCGCTGGGCATCAAGCAGCTGGCGGCGGACCCCGCGGCCGAGGTTCTCGACAAGGTCAAGAAGGGCGACATCGTCACCTGCACCGTGACCAAGATCGAAGCCAACGGCATCGAGGTGAAGATCGACGAAGTGCTGACCGGCTTCATCCGCCGTGCGGAACTGGCGCGCGATCGCCAGGATCAGCGCCCCGACAAGTTCGCCATCGGCGAAAAGGTCGATGCGAAGATCACCGCCGTGGACCGCGCCGCCCGCCGCCTCTCCCTGACCGTCAAGGGCAAGGAGATCGAGGAGGAGCGCGAGGCCGTGAAGGAATTCGGCACGGCCGATAGCGGCGCCTCGCTGGGCGACATCCTGGGCGCGGCCATCCGCCGCCGCCGCGAGATGGCTGGCGAGGAGTAG
- a CDS encoding response regulator transcription factor: MRILLVEDDRSAARGITFQLQQHRMVVDVADCGAEALELARLYDYDAAIVDLMLPDMEGYEVITKLRASRIEAPVLMLSANARTQAKVRGLSVGADDYLAKPFEPEELVARLQAMIRRSKGFSQPRIQMGPLSLDLGAKEVAVQGRSVHLTGKEYAILELLLMRRGTVLSKENFLDHLYGGMDEPDSKIIDVFVCKLRKKLQTAGANNVIGTVWGRGYIIRDATSGAGAPRAASSENRLSPL, encoded by the coding sequence ATGCGTATCCTTCTGGTTGAAGACGACCGCTCCGCCGCCCGCGGCATCACCTTTCAGTTGCAGCAGCACCGGATGGTCGTGGATGTGGCCGATTGTGGGGCCGAAGCGCTCGAACTGGCGCGCCTCTACGATTATGACGCCGCCATCGTGGACCTCATGCTGCCGGACATGGAGGGGTATGAGGTCATCACCAAGCTGCGCGCTTCGCGCATCGAGGCGCCCGTCCTGATGCTCTCCGCCAATGCCCGGACCCAGGCCAAGGTGCGCGGCCTCTCGGTCGGCGCCGATGACTACCTGGCCAAGCCCTTCGAGCCCGAGGAACTGGTTGCGCGGCTCCAGGCGATGATCCGCCGCTCCAAGGGCTTCAGCCAGCCCCGCATCCAGATGGGTCCGCTCTCGCTCGACCTCGGCGCCAAGGAGGTGGCGGTGCAGGGCCGCTCGGTCCACCTGACCGGCAAGGAATACGCCATCCTGGAATTGCTGCTGATGCGGCGCGGCACCGTGCTCTCCAAGGAAAACTTCCTGGACCATCTCTATGGCGGGATGGATGAGCCGGACAGCAAGATCATTGACGTCTTCGTCTGCAAGCTGCGCAAGAAGCTGCAAACCGCCGGTGCCAACAACGTCATCGGCACCGTCTGGGGCCGCGGCTACATCATTCGCGACGCCACCTCAGGCGCCGGTGCTCCGCGCGCCGCCTCCAGCGAAAACCGCCTCTCGCCGCTGTGA
- a CDS encoding FAD-dependent oxidoreductase codes for MAIQPEPEGGRLLFRSETFAADPKRERRTPTGEVVTEAAREIPLHARCDVLVVGGGPSGIAAAVAAARQGAHTILLERHNHLGGLSTGGLVIWIDRMSDWNGQLVIRGFAEEFLARLPAGARTGPAPALWGSRDAATAAWWSARTSAFHGIVTHSPTCDPEAMKLVAQEMLLESGAEILFHAWGAAPIVTDGAVRGVFFESKQGRRAILAGCTVDATGDGDLFAQAGAPYNDDIDARDIHHCMNTSWLFGGVNMPRYQRWRAEEPEAFGAFLQHGRARIRLFDKAFASWRDDVALFMGPRLSGYSAVDVEDLTAVEVQSHRLMADHLALYREGAPGFEDAFLMLSAPQLGVRHARRLRGVAAVTRADWDGRVRADEIGVSPSLAPKFPNISVPYGALVPEVLDGLLAPGRHLSCDPNSHSFLREIPQCWLTGQAAGVGAALAVARGVAPRAVSIAELQAALRAGGAHFSAPPAHQSAA; via the coding sequence ATGGCCATCCAGCCCGAGCCCGAAGGCGGGCGCCTCCTCTTCCGCAGCGAGACCTTCGCGGCGGACCCCAAGCGCGAGCGCCGCACCCCCACGGGCGAGGTGGTAACGGAAGCCGCGCGCGAGATTCCGCTGCATGCGCGCTGCGATGTGCTGGTGGTGGGGGGCGGCCCCTCGGGCATCGCGGCCGCAGTGGCCGCGGCGCGGCAGGGCGCGCATACCATTCTGCTGGAACGCCACAATCACCTGGGCGGACTCTCTACCGGCGGCCTGGTCATCTGGATTGACCGGATGAGCGACTGGAACGGCCAGCTGGTGATCCGCGGCTTCGCCGAGGAGTTCCTCGCGCGGCTGCCGGCTGGTGCCAGGACGGGCCCCGCCCCGGCACTCTGGGGCTCACGCGACGCCGCGACGGCGGCCTGGTGGTCGGCCAGGACCAGCGCCTTCCATGGCATCGTCACCCATTCCCCCACCTGTGACCCGGAGGCGATGAAACTCGTCGCGCAGGAGATGCTGCTGGAATCCGGCGCCGAAATCCTGTTCCACGCCTGGGGGGCCGCACCCATCGTCACCGATGGCGCGGTGCGTGGCGTGTTTTTCGAATCCAAGCAGGGGCGGCGCGCCATCCTTGCGGGCTGCACGGTGGATGCGACGGGCGATGGCGACCTGTTTGCCCAGGCCGGTGCCCCCTACAATGACGATATTGATGCGCGGGACATTCATCATTGCATGAACACCAGCTGGCTGTTCGGCGGTGTGAACATGCCGCGCTACCAGCGCTGGCGCGCCGAGGAGCCAGAAGCCTTCGGCGCCTTCCTGCAGCATGGCCGCGCGCGCATCCGCCTGTTCGACAAGGCTTTCGCGTCCTGGCGCGATGATGTGGCGCTGTTCATGGGCCCCCGGCTTTCCGGCTATTCGGCTGTGGATGTCGAGGACCTGACGGCGGTGGAAGTTCAGAGCCACCGCCTGATGGCCGACCATCTGGCGCTCTACCGCGAGGGCGCGCCGGGCTTCGAGGATGCCTTCCTCATGCTCTCGGCACCGCAATTGGGTGTGCGCCATGCGCGACGCCTGCGGGGCGTAGCGGCGGTGACGCGGGCCGACTGGGATGGACGGGTGCGCGCGGACGAGATCGGCGTTTCGCCGAGCCTTGCGCCGAAATTTCCCAATATTTCCGTGCCCTACGGGGCGCTGGTGCCCGAGGTGCTGGATGGCCTGCTGGCGCCGGGCCGGCATCTCAGCTGTGACCCGAACAGCCATTCCTTCCTGCGGGAAATCCCGCAATGCTGGCTGACAGGGCAGGCCGCCGGGGTTGGCGCGGCCCTTGCGGTGGCACGGGGCGTTGCCCCACGCGCTGTTTCCATTGCCGAGTTGCAGGCGGCGCTTCGGGCGGGCGGGGCGCATTTCTCGGCACCCCCGGCCCATCAGTCCGCCGCCTGA